From one Bacteroides eggerthii genomic stretch:
- a CDS encoding C69 family dipeptidase: MKRLTLSVMLVVAVVANTFACTNLIVGKNVSTDGSTIVSYSADSYGLFGELYHYPAGMHKKGTLIDVHEWDTGKYLGQIEQARQTYNVIGNMNEFQLTIGETTFGGRPELVDTTGIIDYGSLIYLGLQRSRTAREAIKVMTDLVQEYGYYSSGESFTIADPNEIWIMEMIGKGPGVRGAVWVAVRVPDDCISAHANQSRIHQFDMNDKNNCMYSPDVISFAREKGYFDGVNKDFSFANAYAPLDFGARRYCEARVWSYFNMFTARGNEFLPYILGDTDTPMPLFVKPNRKISVQDVKNAMRDHYEGTPLDISRDFGAGPYHTPYRLSPLSFKVGDKEYFNERPISTQQSGFVFVAQMRSTLPDAIGGVLWFGTDDANMTVFTPVYCCTDKVPVCYSRVDGADYITFSWNSSFWIFNWVSNMVYPRYDLMIGDVRATQTELETTFNEAQEGIETAAAKLLEKDPAKAKTFLTNYTNMTAQSTLDAWKRLGEFMIVKYNDGVVKRMKDGKFERNSIGQPAGVVRPGYPKEFLEEYVKQTGDRYKMPQ, translated from the coding sequence ATGAAAAGATTAACTCTCTCCGTCATGTTGGTAGTGGCAGTTGTGGCAAACACTTTTGCCTGCACCAATCTTATTGTAGGTAAGAATGTATCTACGGACGGTTCTACAATTGTTTCCTATTCTGCCGACTCCTATGGATTGTTTGGCGAGTTGTATCATTATCCCGCAGGCATGCACAAGAAAGGCACATTGATTGATGTGCACGAGTGGGACACCGGCAAGTATCTCGGTCAGATAGAGCAGGCGCGCCAAACCTACAACGTTATCGGCAATATGAACGAATTTCAGCTTACTATCGGTGAGACGACTTTCGGCGGGCGTCCGGAACTGGTGGATACTACCGGTATCATTGATTATGGAAGCCTTATTTATCTCGGTCTGCAACGTTCGCGAACAGCCCGCGAAGCTATCAAAGTGATGACAGACCTTGTGCAGGAATACGGTTATTACAGCAGTGGTGAATCCTTTACGATTGCCGATCCTAATGAAATCTGGATTATGGAAATGATAGGCAAGGGACCCGGTGTACGTGGCGCCGTATGGGTTGCTGTCCGCGTGCCCGATGATTGCATCTCCGCACATGCCAACCAAAGCCGTATCCACCAGTTTGATATGAATGACAAGAACAACTGCATGTATTCTCCCGATGTCATATCCTTTGCCCGCGAGAAAGGCTATTTCGACGGAGTGAACAAAGATTTCAGTTTTGCAAATGCTTATGCACCGCTTGACTTTGGCGCTCGTCGTTACTGCGAAGCCCGCGTGTGGAGTTACTTTAATATGTTCACAGCTCGCGGCAACGAGTTCCTACCTTATATATTAGGCGATACGGATACCCCGATGCCGTTGTTTGTGAAGCCCAACCGCAAAATCTCCGTACAAGATGTAAAGAATGCCATGCGCGACCATTACGAGGGTACTCCCCTCGACATCAGCAGGGATTTCGGTGCAGGACCGTATCACACTCCCTACCGCCTTTCTCCTCTTTCCTTTAAAGTAGGCGATAAGGAATACTTCAACGAACGCCCTATCTCTACCCAGCAGAGTGGTTTTGTATTCGTGGCACAGATGCGTTCCACTTTGCCCGATGCTATCGGCGGCGTATTGTGGTTTGGTACGGACGATGCCAACATGACTGTATTTACTCCCGTATATTGCTGTACGGACAAAGTTCCCGTATGCTATTCGCGCGTGGACGGTGCAGACTATATCACTTTCTCATGGAACTCCTCTTTCTGGATTTTCAACTGGGTCTCCAATATGGTATATCCTCGCTATGACCTGATGATTGGCGATGTGCGTGCCACACAGACCGAGCTCGAAACAACCTTCAACGAAGCACAGGAAGGCATTGAGACCGCTGCTGCCAAACTCTTGGAGAAAGATCCGGCTAAAGCGAAAACATTCTTGACAAACTATACCAATATGACTGCCCAAAGCACGCTCGATGCATGGAAGCGTCTGGGCGAATTCATGATTGTGAAATATAATGACGGCGTTGTTAAACGTATGAAAGACGGTAAGTTTGAACGTAATTCTATCGGACAACCGGCAGGCGTGGTCCGTCCGGGTTACCCGAAAGAGTTTCTTGAAGAGTATGTCAAACAGACCGGCGACAGATATAAAATGCCTCAATGA
- a CDS encoding M23 family metallopeptidase, which yields MKISIKLILYSFLLLATTGAQAQEETFTPPFDFPITFSGNFGEIRSNHFHGGLDFKTGGVIGKPVHALADGHISRIRVTHGSGYVLDVDYDNGYSTINRHLSAFTGDVARRVKELQYEKESWEVEIVPEPGEYPVKAGQVIALSGNTGYSFGPHLHLDMIESATGDYIDPLPFFMEKVKDNTAPHAEGIILFPQPGKGVVNGKQTRQTFPASPAKPITAWGLIGVGIRAYDHMDGVGNRYGVHTVILEVDGVEVFRSVVDRFAYEENRYINSWTHGQYMKSFVEPGNRLRMLHASNGNRGLIEINEERPYRLVYTLSDALGNTSKVRFTIQGRNTAIRPVEHREKYAFKWDKTNYLQEPGLELVVPRGMLYDDVWLNYSVRADSGDVAFTYQLNDTRIPMHGACEMRIGLRRDDLEDKSKYYVAGVTAKGGKYSVGGVYEDGFMKVRIRDLATYTVAVDTVPPEIIPLNPQQWGRTGRIVFRAKDKGTGVNSYRGTIDGKYALFGKPNSISGNLVCELDPEHVKKGGRHTVEMTVTDGCGNQTVGQFHFVW from the coding sequence ATGAAAATATCTATCAAACTTATCTTATATTCTTTCTTGCTATTGGCAACAACAGGGGCGCAAGCGCAAGAAGAAACTTTCACTCCTCCTTTTGATTTCCCTATCACCTTTTCAGGCAATTTCGGCGAGATACGTTCCAACCATTTTCATGGCGGGCTGGACTTCAAAACCGGTGGTGTTATAGGCAAACCTGTGCATGCTTTGGCAGACGGGCATATCTCCCGTATCCGAGTGACGCATGGCTCAGGGTATGTGCTCGATGTGGATTATGATAACGGTTATTCCACTATCAACCGCCACCTCAGCGCTTTTACAGGCGATGTGGCCCGGAGAGTGAAAGAATTGCAGTATGAAAAGGAGAGTTGGGAAGTGGAGATCGTTCCCGAACCGGGAGAATATCCGGTAAAGGCAGGGCAGGTGATAGCCCTTAGCGGGAATACGGGATATTCTTTCGGCCCTCATCTGCATTTGGATATGATTGAGTCGGCAACAGGGGATTATATTGATCCGCTGCCTTTTTTTATGGAAAAAGTGAAAGACAACACTGCTCCTCATGCCGAGGGCATCATCTTGTTTCCGCAACCGGGCAAAGGGGTGGTAAACGGAAAACAGACGCGCCAGACCTTTCCGGCAAGTCCAGCAAAGCCTATCACAGCCTGGGGATTGATTGGAGTGGGAATCCGCGCTTATGACCATATGGATGGGGTGGGCAACCGTTATGGCGTGCATACCGTTATTCTGGAAGTGGACGGCGTGGAAGTGTTTCGCAGTGTGGTAGACCGCTTTGCTTACGAAGAAAACCGTTATATCAACTCATGGACACATGGGCAGTACATGAAATCGTTCGTCGAACCGGGCAACCGTCTGCGTATGCTGCATGCGTCTAACGGCAACCGGGGACTGATAGAAATCAATGAAGAGCGTCCCTATCGTTTGGTATATACTTTGAGCGATGCTTTAGGTAACACCTCGAAAGTCCGTTTCACCATACAGGGCAGGAATACCGCTATCCGTCCGGTGGAGCATCGCGAAAAATATGCCTTCAAATGGGATAAAACCAATTATCTTCAGGAGCCCGGACTGGAACTGGTTGTGCCGCGGGGAATGTTGTATGATGATGTGTGGTTGAACTATTCCGTACGCGCCGATAGTGGCGACGTGGCTTTTACCTATCAGTTGAACGACACCCGTATTCCCATGCATGGAGCGTGCGAGATGCGTATTGGCTTACGTCGTGACGATTTGGAAGATAAGTCGAAATATTATGTGGCCGGCGTTACCGCCAAAGGCGGAAAATATAGCGTAGGCGGGGTTTATGAGGATGGTTTTATGAAAGTCCGCATCCGGGACTTGGCCACCTATACGGTAGCAGTCGATACCGTACCGCCGGAGATCATTCCGCTTAATCCTCAGCAATGGGGACGTACGGGCCGCATAGTCTTTAGAGCTAAGGACAAAGGGACGGGGGTCAATAGCTATCGCGGAACGATAGACGGGAAGTATGCATTGTTTGGCAAGCCCAATTCCATTAGTGGCAATCTGGTTTGCGAGCTCGACCCCGAACATGTGAAGAAAGGCGGTAGGCATACTGTGGAAATGACCGTAACGGACGGTTGCGGCAATCAAACTGTCGGGCAGTTCCATTTTGTATGGTGA
- a CDS encoding AraC family transcriptional regulator: MRTLRLWCVICLALLPTSNTILARSTPKSVQAPDSLLTERYIRSIYFSMPDSALHLLNEAEASHRMKPFRIDILRCMVYESLGMYALKERYLRRALATDSVEKVPTRKLQILTQLAAVLDRQNKYEEGIRICSKAIDLAQELQQKARESELLFTIGRIYAGMQRMDEALQYMYRSIDLLKDSDNVRELAYLSTYYGDLSGYLYDNHHNGEAIEICQQRLNVIHRMSRMPGPPPGYIDQQYGYLYSKLALYYRQEGKTQKAAEAYRNYLATSFSSSQMGQAEIVPYLLRNHQYREALLRLDNHITVFWQADTISYNYTIALEHYAQAYRGLGNQDQANSYLQRIIRVNDSIYHREKSSQAHEFAILYQTQEKDTQIRETQAELKRQHILFATASLVALLLLILLWEKHLNLRRTHERNRIAVRQIDELLAQKEKLRKAYAGIEKEESEEKQAAAQEVKNEENRLRFMQMETHLISGRLFLNPDMTREDLMKITGLSKNRLSALLQEQANDNFSGYLNRLRVEYSVALLKEKDKFTIDAIASMSGFNSRSTYYTAFNKIFHLSPAQYRDSL, encoded by the coding sequence ATGAGAACCCTCCGTCTTTGGTGTGTCATCTGCCTGGCACTCTTACCGACATCCAACACAATCCTCGCCAGAAGTACTCCAAAGTCCGTTCAGGCTCCCGACAGTCTACTCACCGAGAGATATATTCGCAGTATCTACTTCTCTATGCCCGATAGTGCCCTGCACCTGCTCAATGAAGCCGAAGCATCTCACCGGATGAAACCTTTCCGCATCGACATTCTGCGTTGCATGGTCTACGAAAGCCTGGGTATGTACGCCCTGAAAGAGCGCTACCTCCGGCGCGCCCTCGCCACCGACTCCGTAGAAAAGGTTCCTACCCGCAAGTTGCAAATACTGACACAGCTTGCCGCCGTCCTCGACCGTCAAAACAAGTACGAGGAAGGTATACGCATCTGTTCCAAAGCTATCGACCTGGCGCAGGAGCTGCAACAGAAAGCAAGAGAAAGCGAACTGCTGTTCACAATCGGGAGAATATACGCAGGCATGCAGCGCATGGATGAAGCCCTGCAATATATGTACCGTTCCATCGACCTGCTGAAGGACAGCGACAATGTGCGCGAACTGGCATACCTGTCCACCTACTACGGTGATTTGTCCGGCTATCTCTATGACAACCACCATAACGGCGAGGCTATCGAAATATGCCAACAGCGCCTCAACGTCATCCATCGCATGAGCAGAATGCCCGGACCGCCTCCCGGCTACATTGACCAGCAATATGGATATCTCTACTCCAAACTAGCCTTATACTATCGGCAAGAGGGAAAAACCCAAAAAGCCGCCGAGGCGTACCGCAACTACCTCGCCACTTCCTTTTCTTCCTCCCAAATGGGACAAGCCGAAATCGTTCCTTACTTGTTGCGTAACCACCAGTACCGGGAAGCCTTGCTGCGCCTGGACAATCATATCACCGTCTTCTGGCAGGCCGACACCATCAGCTACAACTATACCATAGCATTGGAGCATTACGCCCAAGCCTATCGCGGACTGGGCAACCAAGACCAGGCAAACAGTTACCTGCAACGTATCATTCGTGTGAACGACAGTATCTATCACCGTGAAAAGTCAAGCCAAGCACATGAGTTCGCCATTTTGTATCAGACGCAGGAGAAAGATACGCAGATACGCGAGACGCAGGCCGAACTCAAACGCCAGCACATTCTTTTTGCCACTGCCAGCCTTGTAGCTTTGCTGCTGCTCATCTTGCTATGGGAGAAACACCTCAACCTGCGTCGTACCCATGAGCGTAACCGCATCGCCGTCCGCCAGATAGACGAGTTGCTGGCACAGAAAGAGAAGTTGCGAAAGGCATACGCGGGAATAGAAAAAGAAGAGAGCGAAGAAAAACAGGCAGCGGCACAAGAAGTAAAGAACGAAGAAAACCGTCTCCGCTTCATGCAAATGGAAACTCACTTGATATCCGGTCGTCTCTTCCTGAACCCTGATATGACCCGTGAGGACCTGATGAAAATTACCGGCCTCAGCAAGAACCGTCTCAGTGCTCTCTTGCAAGAGCAAGCCAACGATAATTTCAGCGGTTACCTCAACCGTCTTCGTGTGGAATACTCTGTAGCCTTGTTGAAAGAGAAAGACAAATTCACGATAGATGCCATAGCCTCCATGTCAGGCTTCAACAGCCGCAGTACCTATTATACGGCTTTCAATAAGATTTTCCATCTGTCGCCGGCGCAATATCGTGACAGTCTTTAG
- a CDS encoding leucine-rich repeat protein, with protein MRVLKEEKWALVRTVTAICITAMALICLVLAAGCTNDLTEITENRGTGETLALGTLTTKDANAAHAATRADSPLPDATAWQGFCSGDQLHVAIAAGEGSTFTRSSGIYEYTAAGNIPGSGSWTASTPAYWQRANGNILTLWRGPDCDTATPGAYDMPLTYETDVIQGHALNAWDGNTYTNDADKWRIMDLLRYCSADADLPTAATGMPATGSPLNLILKHSMAQLCVELLPGEGMTAQELQAQVTVHLKSAAATFTIQTDGRPAIYNFENEQNRQDVRLLKNGATSLKFYALMLPGQTFGTNRAMMSLHIGDTHFTYTPGTPLTTTENTCHKLVLQVNRTEVSALSVTSTGWQDPTVITQPDEAEAEGILVINETPGTLKDNATLLNALKDATQESPVGLIITGKINDKDLEDLSSLMKYKDGDTNKFKVSSLAIYATGGTTLPHYFASNNPNPNPALKKIILPEGITDTGEISFYNCTALTDVTLPDGLTIINRNAFRSCNALKSIKLPETVTDIKNLAFRSCTALENINIPEKVTKIGEQAFYDCQKLKITKLPDNLESIEKQAFYGCIALESINIPDKTKDIGEQAFLVCSGLTSLTIGDGMINIGKKAFLYTSLQSVTIQSAQAIGESAFFGCSSLSDVIIGHVKNIGESAFSGCTNLSSLNIEGTESIGDQAFKNCTSLASITLPQTITGIGTFAFAGSGLTSITIPRSVKQISDEAFNGCTALKTATLEEGVETIGKNAFTNCKELTDITIPSTVTSIGNYAFNICPKLATVTFAGETPQLNSLGQNAFQSCEALTSIDIPDNVTTLATRTFNLCTTLENVTLPNQLESIGDFVFNECSALKKLDIPQSVTSIGGNAFNRCGELTTVNFLGQVPQLNSIGRHAFYECQKLADLTLPDRLTSIGESAFYRCNALTSIRIPDNVVTIATKVFQECSGLVTVVLPKNLENIKDLAFNNCSALANFVYAGSALPAPTVSRNAYSVSSRLKYLFLPNYTSTITGTSLIWAGKTWKNIHYNANSGTDMSAIDALTNINNYQNHITQ; from the coding sequence ATGAGAGTACTAAAGGAAGAAAAATGGGCACTGGTACGAACTGTTACCGCTATCTGCATTACAGCCATGGCACTGATATGCCTGGTATTAGCGGCAGGATGTACCAATGACCTGACCGAAATCACCGAGAACCGGGGAACTGGAGAAACACTAGCTTTGGGCACGCTGACAACTAAAGACGCAAATGCCGCACACGCCGCCACACGCGCCGACTCCCCGCTCCCCGACGCCACCGCCTGGCAAGGCTTCTGCAGCGGAGACCAACTGCACGTCGCTATCGCCGCCGGAGAGGGCAGCACATTCACCCGATCCTCGGGCATCTACGAATACACTGCCGCCGGAAACATACCGGGTAGCGGCAGCTGGACAGCCTCCACACCCGCCTACTGGCAAAGAGCCAACGGCAATATCCTCACCCTGTGGCGAGGCCCCGACTGCGACACCGCCACACCCGGCGCCTACGACATGCCGCTGACCTACGAAACCGATGTCATACAAGGGCATGCCCTTAATGCCTGGGATGGAAACACCTACACCAACGATGCCGATAAATGGCGCATCATGGACTTGCTGCGCTACTGTTCCGCCGATGCCGACCTCCCCACCGCTGCTACCGGGATGCCCGCCACCGGCTCTCCCCTCAACCTCATCCTGAAACACAGCATGGCGCAACTATGCGTAGAACTGCTGCCGGGTGAAGGCATGACCGCCCAAGAGCTACAAGCCCAAGTCACCGTACATCTGAAATCTGCTGCCGCCACCTTCACCATACAGACCGACGGACGCCCCGCCATCTACAACTTCGAGAACGAGCAGAACCGCCAGGACGTGCGCCTGCTGAAAAACGGCGCCACCTCCCTGAAGTTCTACGCCCTGATGCTGCCGGGACAAACCTTTGGCACAAACCGGGCGATGATGAGCCTGCATATAGGCGACACACACTTCACCTACACCCCCGGCACTCCCCTCACCACTACCGAAAACACCTGTCACAAACTGGTGCTGCAAGTGAACCGTACCGAAGTGAGCGCCCTCAGCGTCACCTCCACCGGATGGCAAGACCCGACAGTGATTACGCAGCCCGATGAAGCGGAAGCGGAAGGGATACTGGTTATAAACGAGACACCGGGCACCCTAAAGGATAACGCCACCCTACTGAACGCCTTGAAAGACGCCACCCAAGAAAGTCCTGTCGGTCTGATAATCACCGGAAAGATAAATGACAAGGATCTTGAGGATTTGAGCTCACTCATGAAATATAAGGATGGTGATACCAATAAGTTCAAAGTAAGTTCACTTGCCATTTATGCAACCGGCGGAACAACTCTTCCTCATTATTTCGCCAGCAACAATCCTAATCCGAACCCCGCATTGAAAAAAATAATACTCCCGGAAGGGATAACAGATACCGGAGAAATATCATTCTATAATTGTACGGCACTGACAGACGTCACCCTGCCCGACGGATTAACGATTATAAATCGCAACGCATTCCGGTCATGTAATGCATTGAAAAGTATCAAACTGCCCGAAACTGTGACAGACATAAAAAATTTAGCTTTCCGTTCCTGTACTGCATTAGAGAACATCAATATCCCCGAGAAGGTAACGAAAATAGGAGAGCAAGCATTCTATGATTGCCAGAAACTGAAAATTACCAAACTGCCCGATAACTTGGAAAGTATAGAGAAACAAGCATTCTATGGCTGCATTGCATTAGAGAGCATCAACATCCCCGACAAAACAAAAGATATAGGAGAGCAAGCATTTTTAGTTTGTAGCGGTCTGACAAGCCTAACGATAGGAGACGGAATGATAAACATTGGAAAGAAAGCATTCTTGTATACCTCGTTGCAAAGTGTTACCATACAATCGGCTCAAGCCATAGGAGAATCCGCTTTCTTCGGTTGCTCAAGCCTGAGTGACGTAATCATAGGTCATGTCAAGAATATAGGAGAAAGCGCTTTCAGTGGTTGTACGAATCTGTCAAGCCTCAATATAGAAGGAACAGAAAGTATAGGAGACCAAGCATTCAAAAACTGCACAAGTCTGGCAAGCATCACCCTGCCACAGACGATAACCGGCATAGGAACTTTCGCATTCGCCGGTTCGGGACTGACAAGCATCACCATCCCGAGATCGGTGAAGCAAATATCAGACGAAGCTTTCAATGGATGCACCGCATTAAAAACCGCCACCCTGGAGGAGGGAGTGGAAACCATTGGAAAAAACGCATTCACCAACTGTAAGGAGCTGACAGACATCACTATCCCATCGACCGTAACAAGCATAGGAAATTATGCGTTCAACATATGTCCAAAGTTGGCAACCGTTACTTTCGCAGGAGAGACTCCACAATTAAACAGTCTTGGGCAAAATGCATTCCAATCATGCGAAGCGTTGACAAGCATCGATATCCCCGACAACGTAACTACACTGGCCACACGTACATTCAATCTCTGCACGACACTGGAAAACGTAACACTCCCCAACCAACTAGAGAGTATAGGAGACTTCGTGTTTAATGAATGCTCGGCACTGAAAAAGCTGGACATCCCCCAGAGTGTGACAAGCATTGGAGGGAACGCATTCAATAGGTGCGGAGAATTGACAACTGTCAATTTCTTAGGACAGGTTCCTCAACTAAACAGCATCGGAAGACACGCATTCTACGAATGCCAGAAACTGGCGGACCTCACCCTTCCCGACAGACTGACGTCGATAGGAGAAAGCGCCTTCTATCGATGCAACGCCCTGACAAGCATCAGAATTCCCGACAACGTGGTCACAATAGCTACAAAAGTATTCCAAGAGTGCAGCGGACTAGTCACCGTTGTCCTTCCCAAAAATCTGGAAAATATAAAAGACCTCGCGTTCAACAATTGTAGCGCATTGGCAAACTTTGTTTATGCAGGTTCGGCATTACCAGCTCCAACAGTGAGTAGAAATGCCTATTCTGTAAGCTCTAGACTCAAGTATCTGTTCCTCCCCAACTATACATCCACCATAACAGGAACAAGCCTCATTTGGGCAGGCAAAACTTGGAAGAATATCCATTACAATGCAAATAGCGGGACAGACATGAGCGCCATTGATGCCTTGACGAATATCAATAATTATCAGAATCATATAACACAATAA
- a CDS encoding fimbrillin family protein, producing the protein MKTTVHSPETLLHHLLHRATIFLMATSVIITTACENSDDPVVDPVLSNPISLTLQLTPATAQSGAATRIAIGATTFDNDDVLGIYLAHTAGATTEQPITAAIAPLNAKWQNGTYTGDQILYWQNTTDMHTLYAYFPYTASVDAGFKVPATILANQNAATAATDYEAADLLWGKLSTTALQTVSVPMQHCMSEVTVTIAPGSGFAIDEPLPAISKVDLLCADGFCLNGTWNLADGSITAAAATAATTTLTAYSHTTTAQEGDTPTLVYRAIVMPGQVFVKNADFIRATTADGTTYTYKLAIKDAADEPTDLTATTNHTYTFALKLNKSTLNLTQSTFSVSSWTSGEPIKGGADMDL; encoded by the coding sequence ATGAAAACAACAGTTCACAGTCCGGAGACTCTTCTCCATCATCTGCTCCACAGAGCAACCATCTTCCTTATGGCAACATCAGTAATCATCACCACCGCCTGCGAAAACAGCGATGACCCGGTAGTGGACCCCGTTCTCAGCAACCCCATTAGCCTGACGCTCCAACTGACGCCCGCCACTGCACAAAGCGGGGCAGCCACACGCATCGCCATCGGCGCCACCACATTCGACAACGATGATGTATTGGGCATCTACCTGGCACACACCGCAGGCGCCACCACCGAACAGCCCATCACTGCCGCCATCGCTCCCTTGAACGCCAAGTGGCAGAACGGTACTTACACCGGTGACCAGATCCTCTACTGGCAAAACACGACGGATATGCACACACTCTACGCCTACTTTCCCTACACAGCAAGCGTAGACGCAGGGTTTAAAGTTCCCGCCACTATCCTTGCCAACCAAAACGCTGCCACCGCCGCAACCGACTATGAAGCTGCCGATCTGCTGTGGGGCAAACTCTCCACCACCGCCTTGCAAACGGTCAGCGTCCCCATGCAACACTGCATGAGCGAGGTCACCGTCACCATCGCCCCGGGCAGCGGATTTGCCATCGACGAGCCCCTGCCCGCCATCAGTAAGGTGGACTTGCTATGCGCCGACGGTTTCTGCCTGAACGGTACATGGAACCTTGCCGACGGAAGCATCACAGCCGCTGCCGCCACCGCCGCAACCACCACATTGACTGCCTACAGCCATACCACCACCGCACAAGAAGGAGATACCCCTACCCTTGTCTATCGTGCCATCGTGATGCCGGGACAGGTCTTCGTGAAGAACGCTGACTTTATCCGCGCCACCACTGCCGACGGCACCACATATACCTACAAGCTCGCGATAAAAGACGCTGCCGATGAACCCACAGACCTCACCGCCACCACCAACCATACCTACACCTTCGCCCTGAAACTGAACAAAAGCACACTCAACCTGACGCAAAGCACATTCAGCGTAAGCTCCTGGACATCGGGAGAACCGATTAAAGGCGGAGCCGATATGGACTTATAA
- the ald gene encoding alanine dehydrogenase gives MIIGVPKEIKNNENRVGMTPAGVAELVKKGHTVYMQATAGINSGFSDDDYIAVGAQILPAIEDVYAIADMIVKVKEPIAPEYKLIKKGQVVFTYFHFAADKVLTEAMIESGAVCIAYETVEKEDHSLPLLTPMSEVAGRMATQVGARFLEKPQGGKGKLMGGVPGVRPARVLILGGGIVGTNAAQMAAGMGAEVMITDVNLPRLRYLSEVLPKNVKTLYSSLHNIKMELPTVDLVIGSVLIPGDKAPHLITRDMLKMMKPGTVLVDVAIDQGGCFETSHPTTHSEPTYVVDGIVHYAVANIPGAVPFTSTMALTNATLPYTVALACKGWKQACKDDPALALGLNVVEGKVTYKAVADVFGMKYDEIKV, from the coding sequence ATGATTATCGGAGTCCCCAAAGAAATCAAGAACAACGAGAACCGAGTAGGAATGACCCCTGCCGGAGTAGCCGAGTTGGTGAAGAAAGGTCATACGGTATATATGCAGGCAACAGCAGGCATAAACAGTGGGTTCTCTGACGACGATTACATCGCCGTAGGTGCGCAAATCCTGCCTGCCATTGAAGACGTCTATGCCATAGCCGACATGATTGTCAAGGTAAAGGAACCCATTGCACCGGAGTACAAACTGATTAAAAAGGGACAAGTGGTATTTACCTATTTCCACTTTGCGGCCGATAAAGTTCTGACCGAAGCCATGATTGAAAGCGGTGCTGTATGTATCGCCTACGAAACCGTAGAGAAAGAAGACCATTCATTGCCATTGCTCACCCCTATGAGCGAAGTGGCAGGGCGCATGGCTACCCAAGTAGGCGCCCGTTTTTTGGAGAAACCGCAGGGTGGAAAAGGAAAACTAATGGGTGGCGTGCCGGGGGTACGTCCTGCACGCGTACTTATTTTAGGGGGCGGCATCGTAGGCACTAATGCCGCACAAATGGCTGCCGGAATGGGAGCCGAGGTAATGATTACAGATGTGAATCTGCCACGCTTGCGCTATCTCAGCGAAGTATTGCCCAAAAACGTAAAAACACTCTATTCTTCACTTCATAACATCAAAATGGAACTGCCTACCGTAGATCTGGTGATAGGTTCTGTCCTTATTCCCGGCGATAAAGCTCCCCACCTGATTACAAGAGACATGCTGAAAATGATGAAGCCCGGAACCGTACTTGTGGATGTAGCCATTGATCAGGGTGGCTGTTTTGAAACCTCCCACCCCACTACTCACAGTGAGCCTACGTATGTCGTAGACGGCATTGTGCACTATGCAGTAGCCAATATTCCCGGCGCTGTCCCGTTCACATCCACCATGGCGCTGACCAATGCCACATTGCCCTATACCGTAGCTTTAGCCTGCAAAGGTTGGAAACAGGCTTGCAAAGACGATCCGGCATTGGCGTTAGGCCTGAATGTGGTGGAAGGAAAAGTGACCTATAAAGCAGTAGCAGATGTATTTGGAATGAAATATGACGAGATAAAAGTATAA